Proteins encoded together in one Polypterus senegalus isolate Bchr_013 chromosome 16, ASM1683550v1, whole genome shotgun sequence window:
- the LOC120516477 gene encoding GDNF-inducible zinc finger protein 1-like, with the protein METTKIKMESKEAASNIMKSLYSFYQFGYLCDIAVQVEQQGLQEEFKAHKIILAACSDFFRKLLTKEEMSVSKTPVVTLQDIHTEDFSMFLEFAYTAKVHVEPEKVKRLTEIAEKLDCKDLLNVCKTSSAETSAASSQMIVDVSSRNSTEYPERFQITPIHCDGTLESERSVGEKNKVVGTPVQQAQTWLQQGQKTVNVCGDMRDIPQNKDSLTDVIDLGKTCILVQRLHPELKIKGDEDGSKIRESLRINKNCPQVIYTCNRCSKSLYTIRTYQTHMSKEHDINVLVKHGCDICSQLFATHKTLQQHRFAVHSDERRFTCIICNKTFKRQKDIRVHVKRVHEKKSAPQCCPYCNKSISSKGGLTVHIRVHTGEKPYQCSDCSARFAQKSAFNSHVRKIHHSGKDKMAKPVYWKLATPNEESIQNDDAGGGGNSSKHTDAKMLNVNIYSSDKQNSVFYENQTTTSEEKGPDSLNNSKMGSEPETFLGILEEQARIEQLEKEREEASEEKSNLKNVLEWAETQRAENNRQDNQHSKQDVSGSASDEDAGNSSDLDTDSVNAEKNKTVASECFSSKNDTNVITCDKCEGQFTSRKKFVSHYKETHQSVPEIVYKCDTCGKTFASCSTWKEHQACVHTDDRQFACILCSATFKRKRDAQSHYLRKHEGQVKRPLCSVCGKILSSRTALVFHMRTHTGEKPYKCSVCDGRFAQPSQLKIHIRSHTGEKPYICEECGACFSNKSKLDSHRRTHTGERLYRCDFCEKRFATKEYLKCHKRCHMGAKPYKCKVCGKAFGLRASLAQHNKMHTDTRPYFCELCGKAFSQQGALRRHQRIHTGEKPYKCKACDRMFTDKSILRRHVAVHDRKAHWRTYLIDLTTKKDHNWSKIETLTDGCLAGPVNDDFTDILEQAHEEREKTRRKKTYLSANSTS; encoded by the exons aTGGAAACTACTAAGATCAAGATGGAGTCCAAGGAAGCTGCATCCAATATTATGAAATCCCTTTATTCCTTCTACCAGTTTGGCTACCTGTGTGACATCGCTGTGCAAGTCGAGCAGCAGGGGCTACAGGAAGAGTTTAAAGCACATAAGATCATTTTGGCGGCTTGCAGTGATTTTTTCCGGAAACTTTTAACCAAAGAAGAGATGTCTGTTTCCAAAACACCTGTCGTTACTTTGCAGGACATTCATACTGAAGACTTCTCCATGTTTCTTGAGTTTGCATATACAGCAAAAGTACATGTGGAGCCTGAAAAGGTGAagcggttaacggaaatagcagAGAAGCTGGACTGTAAAGATCTATTGAATGTTTGTAAGACTAGTTCAGCAGAAACAAGTGCAGCATCTTCACAAATGATAGTGGATGTGAGCAGCCGCAATAGCACTGAATACCCGGAGAGGTTCCAAATAACACCAATACATTGTGATGGCACTCTGGAAAGTGAAAGGTCCGTCGGGGAGAAAAACAAAGTGGTTGGCACTCCAGTTCAGCAAGCACAGACTTGGTTACAGCAGGGGCAGAAGACCGTTAATGTGTGTGGTGACATGCGTGATATCCCCCAAAATAAAGACAGTTTGACAGACGTTATAGATTTGGGAAAAACATGCATCCTTGTTCAGAGACTACATCCTGAGTTAAAGATAAAAGGTGACGAGGATGGTAGTAAAATTAGAGAGTCTCttagaataaacaaaaattgCCCACAGGTAATTTACACATGTAATAGGTGCAGCAAAAGTCTTTATACCATAAGGACATATCAGACACACATGAGCAAAGAGCATGACATTAACGTGCTTGTCAAACACGGCTGTGATATTTGCAGCCAGCTCTTTGCCACTCACAAAACTCTGCAGCAACACAGGTTTGCAGTCCACAGTGACGAAAGACGTTTTACTTGCATAATCTGTAATAAAACGTTTAAACGGCAAAAGGACATCAGGGTCCATGTTAAACGGGTACACGAAAAGAAGTCGGCTCCTCAGTGCTGTCCTTACTGCAACAAGAGCATAAGTTCAAAAGGCGGTCTCACTGTTCACATCAGAGTACATACAGGAGAAAAGCCTTACCAGTGTTCGGATTGCTCGGCTAGGTTTGCACAGAAGTCTGCCTTCAACAGCCATGTGAG AAAAATACATCATTCTGGAAAAGATAAAATGGCAAAGCCTGTGTACTGGAAGCTGGCTACTCCAAATGAAGAATCGATTCAAAATGATGATGCAGGAGGGGGTGGCAATTCCTCAAAACACACAGACGCCAAAATGTTAAATGTGAATATCTACAGTAGTGATAAACAGAACAGTGTTTTTTATGAAAACCAAACCACTACCTCGGAGGAGAAGGGCCCAGATTCACTCAACaattcaaagatgggaagtgaGCCGGAGACATTTCTTGGTATACTGGAGGAACAAGCAAGGATAGAACAATTAGAAAAGGAAAGAGAGGAGGCCAGTGAAGAAAAGTCAAATCTGAAGAACGTCTTGGAATGGGCTGAAACGCAGCGAGCGGAGAATAACCGTCAGGACAACCAACATAGCAAACAGGATGTATCGGGAAGTGCATCTGATGAAGACGCTGGAAATAGCAGTGACCTGGATACAGATTCtgtaaatgctgaaaaaaataaaactgttgcaTCGGAGTGCTTTAGTTCAAAGAATGATACCAATGTAATTACGTGTGACAAATGTGAAGGACAATTCACGTCCCGAAAGAAATTTGTCTCTCACTACAAAGAGACACACCAGTCTGTACCAGAAATCGTGTATAAATGTGACACCTGTGGTAAAACGTTTGCAAGCTGCAGCACGTGGAAGGAACATCAAGCTTGTGTCCACACAGATGACCGGCAGTTTGCTTGCATACTCTGTAGTGCAACCTTTAAACGCAAACGAGATGCTCAGTCTCACTACCTTCGCAAGCACGAGGGCCAAGTCAAGAGACCACTGTGCTCTGTATGTGGTAAGATTTTAAGTTCCAGGACTGCACTGGTGTTTCATATGAGGACCCACACGGGAGAAAAGCCGTACAAATGCTCTGTATGCGATGGCAGGTTTGCTCAGCCATCTCAGCTCAAGATTCACATAAG GTCCCACACTGGTGAGAAGCCATATATCTGTGAAGAGTGTGGTGCATGCTTTTCTAACAAAAGCAAACTGGACAGCCATAGAAGAACGCATACAG GTGAACGGCTATACAGGTGCGACTTTTGTGAAAAGAGATTTGCAACCAAGGAATACCTGAAGTGTCATAAACGATGCCATATGGGAGCAAAACCATATAAATGCAAAGTGTGCGGAAAAGCCTTTGGCCTGCGAGCCTCTCTAGCACAGCACAATAAGATGCATACTG aTACACGGCCATATTTTTGTGAATTGTGTGGAAAGGCTTTCAGTCAACAAGGAGCCCTGAGGCGACACCAGAGGatacacactggagaaaagccctaCAAATGCAAAGCCTGTGACCGGATGTTTACTGACAAGTCCATTTTAAGAAGACATGTTGCG